A single Nicotiana tabacum cultivar K326 chromosome 5, ASM71507v2, whole genome shotgun sequence DNA region contains:
- the LOC142180710 gene encoding uncharacterized protein LOC142180710: MHATDTEATELAAYQLMDVANTWYETWEESRGEDADPVTWKEFADAFLNHFLPIEVLEAKALEFESLRQNDMSVNEYYLKFVSLAKYAPDMVSDLRARVRQFVLGISDDLFADANIAAQKNDITITKMVTFVQGNEDRLKEEERLRKEKDREFSKRAKSAGNFSHGGSQVGGNRQFFKKSKSGPTPSSASAPVQRSKFNKKNQNFRTADSQSQASVGYRVPGYPICNTGGGGRNRLYALADCQDTEACEDVVTDPGSTLSYVTPYIAKKFGIEPERLCEPFEVSTPVGESVIARCIYRGCPVKTHHHLTAADLVELEIVDFDLIMGMDWLESCYATVGCRTKIVSFEFPGELVLEWKGDVITPRGRFISYLKARKMISKGYIYHLVRVKDVDAQIPTLQSVPIVNEFPEVFPEDLPGIPPDREINFGIDLLPGTKPISIPPYRMAPTELKELKV; encoded by the exons ATGCATGCTACAGACACTGAGGCAACAGAGCTTGCTGCGTACCAGTTGATGGATGTTGCCAACACTTGGTATGAAACATGGGAAGAGTCCCGAGGGGAGGATGCGGATCCTGTAACTTGGAAGGAGTTTGCAGATGCGTTCCTTAATCACTTTCTACCCATTGAGGTCTTGGAAGCTAAGGCTTTGGAGTTTGAGAGTCTCAGACAGAATGATATGAGTGTGAATGAGTACTACCTCAAATTCGTCTCTCTGGCCAAGTATGCTCCGGATATGGTAAGTGATTTGAGGGCCAGAGTTAGGCAGTTTGTGTTGGGGATTTCAGATGATTTGTTTGCTGATGCTAATATAGCTGCTCAGAAAAATGACATCACCATCACTAAGATGGTTACCTTTGTTCAAGGGAACGAAGACAGGTTGAAGGAAGAAGAGCGGCTACGGAAAGAGAAGGACAGGGAATTCAGCAAAAGAGCTAAGTCTGCAGGAAATTTCAGCCATGGGGGTTCTCAAGTAGGAGGCAATCGCCAGTTtttcaagaaatcaaaatcagGACCTACTCCATCTTCAGCTAGTGCACCGGTTCAGAGGTCAAAGTTTAACAAGAAAAACCAGAATTTTAGAACAGCAGACTCACAGTCACAGGCTAGTGTGGGCTACAGAGTCCCTGGTTACCCTATTTGCAACACGGGTG GCGGTGGTCGAAACCGCTTGTATGCACTGGCAGATTGTCAAGATACAGAGGCTTGTgaagatgttgtcacag ATCCGGGGTCCACCCTATCTTATGTAACCCCATATATTGCTAAGAAATTTGGTATAGAACCAGAAAGGTTGTGTGAACCCTTTGAAGTGTCCACTCCAGTTGGAGAATCAGTTATAGCACGGTGTATCTATAGGGGATGTCCAGTCAAAACGCATCATCATCTTACTGCAGCAGACTTAGTAGAATTGGAGATTGTAGACTTTGATTTGatcatgggcatggattggttagagTCATGTTATGCCACAGTAGGTTGTAGAACCAAAATAGTAAGTTTTGAATTTCCTGGTGAACTAGTCTTGGAATGGAAGGGTGACGTAATAACACCtaggggtaggtttatttcctatcttaaagcCAGAAAGATGATCTCCAAGGGATATATCTATCACCTGGTTCGAGTTAAAGATGTAGATGCTCAAATCCCCACTCTCCAATCGGTACCAATTGTAAATGAATTTCCAGAAGTGTTTCCCGAAGATCTCCCTGGAATCCCTCCCGATAGAGAGATTAACTTTGGAATTGATCTACTTCCAGGCACTAAGCCGATATCTATTCCGCCTTATAGAATGGctccaacagagttgaaagagttaaaagtCTAG